From the genome of Chengkuizengella sediminis, one region includes:
- a CDS encoding D-alanyl-D-alanine carboxypeptidase family protein: MKPLVLKKIGIYLCLSLMLNLFVMSMFSANQSYAAESTQPPLNINAKSTILIEASTGQVLYQNEFANEPLPPASMAKMMTEYLVLESIKEGRIQWDDSVTISSKADAIPGSGALLAQGHTYTVEDLFRYMAIYSGNDGAVALAEFVAGSEENFVNMMNQKAKEMDMSDTAFFANATGLPNEELKELAPTTGKTIISAADLAKLARRIVLDFPETLEVSSTPTAYLRKGDNSTRQFENWNWMLEGWKSYNNNFSSIAYEGLDGLKTGSTTEAGFCFTATAERDGIRLISVVMNTESKPARFEETRKLMDYGFNNFEIKTVVAAKSELDDIKTVPVKKGIELEVAIQTESGLELVVEKGESLENIQFETTILPEEDLIAPIQQGDVVGTLKVKYDKLSEPVEGTINLIAAEDVEKASWFRLLLRAIKDFFADIFEGIKGIF; encoded by the coding sequence TTGAAACCGTTAGTACTAAAAAAAATTGGAATTTATTTATGTTTATCCTTAATGTTAAATCTCTTTGTAATGTCTATGTTTTCAGCAAATCAAAGTTATGCAGCTGAGAGCACTCAACCACCATTAAATATTAATGCAAAATCAACCATTTTAATTGAAGCAAGTACAGGGCAAGTTTTATATCAAAATGAGTTTGCAAATGAACCTTTGCCTCCTGCAAGTATGGCAAAAATGATGACAGAATACTTAGTATTAGAAAGTATTAAAGAAGGTAGAATTCAGTGGGATGATTCAGTAACCATTTCTTCAAAAGCTGATGCAATCCCAGGATCAGGTGCATTATTAGCACAAGGACATACTTATACAGTTGAAGATTTATTTCGATACATGGCCATTTATTCTGGGAATGACGGAGCAGTAGCATTAGCTGAATTTGTTGCAGGATCAGAAGAGAATTTTGTGAATATGATGAATCAGAAAGCAAAAGAAATGGATATGTCAGACACAGCATTTTTTGCGAATGCAACAGGTCTACCCAATGAGGAATTAAAAGAATTAGCTCCTACAACGGGCAAAACTATCATATCCGCGGCGGATTTAGCCAAATTAGCAAGAAGAATTGTGTTAGATTTTCCAGAAACGTTAGAAGTTTCGAGTACTCCAACAGCATATTTAAGAAAAGGGGATAACAGTACACGCCAATTTGAAAATTGGAATTGGATGCTTGAAGGTTGGAAATCTTATAATAATAACTTTAGCAGTATTGCTTATGAAGGGTTAGACGGTTTAAAAACAGGTTCTACGACAGAGGCTGGATTTTGTTTTACAGCGACGGCTGAACGTGACGGTATTCGATTAATTAGTGTTGTCATGAATACTGAATCAAAGCCAGCCCGTTTTGAAGAAACAAGAAAGCTAATGGATTATGGTTTCAATAATTTTGAAATTAAAACGGTAGTTGCAGCAAAAAGTGAATTAGATGATATTAAAACAGTTCCTGTTAAAAAAGGGATTGAATTGGAAGTTGCGATTCAAACTGAATCCGGTTTGGAGTTAGTTGTTGAAAAAGGTGAATCCTTGGAAAATATTCAATTTGAAACCACAATACTACCTGAAGAAGATTTGATTGCACCTATTCAACAAGGTGATGTAGTAGGGACATTAAAAGTAAAATATGATAAATTATCTGAACCTGTTGAAGGTACGATTAACCTAATAGCTGCAGAAGATGTTGAGAAAGCAAGCTGGTTTAGACTTTTATTAAGAGCAATTAAAGACTTTTTTGCAGATATTTTTGAAGGAATTAAAGGAATTTTTTAA
- the guaB gene encoding IMP dehydrogenase, giving the protein MWETKFAKEGLTFDDVLLIPSKSEVFGKEIDIKTKLGPIQLNIPFISSAMDTVTESKLAIAIAREGGIGVIHKNMSIEKQALEVDRVKRSESGVITNPFSLTPDHHVYDAEELMSKYRISGVPIVDESNKLVGILTNRDLRFVHNYSIKISEVMTKEDLVTAPVGTTLQDAEGLLQKHKIEKLPLVNENNVLKGLITIKDIEKAIQFPNAGKDNQGRLLCAAAVGVSSDVKERTAALVEAGIDLIVVDSAHGQHINILKTVKEIREKYPELPICAGNVATSQGTKDLIEAGATMVKVGIGPGSICTTRVIAGIGVPQITAVYDCATVAREYNVPIIADGGLKYSGDIVKALAAGASAVMIGSLFAGTEESPGESEIFQGRRFKVYRGMGSLGAMKEGSKDRYFQENESKLVPEGIEGRVAYKGPLADTIYQLLGGLRSGMGYCGTPNIEDLKNNAQFIKITGAGLRESHPHDVQITKEAPNYSL; this is encoded by the coding sequence ATTGCTAATACCATCTAAATCAGAGGTTTTCGGAAAAGAAATTGATATTAAAACTAAGCTAGGGCCTATTCAGCTCAATATTCCGTTTATAAGCTCTGCTATGGACACTGTTACTGAATCTAAGTTAGCTATTGCTATCGCAAGAGAAGGCGGTATAGGGGTTATTCATAAAAATATGTCAATTGAAAAACAGGCGTTAGAGGTTGATCGGGTGAAACGTTCAGAAAGTGGAGTTATTACCAATCCATTTTCTTTAACGCCAGATCATCATGTCTATGATGCAGAAGAGTTAATGAGTAAGTATAGAATTTCTGGGGTCCCAATTGTAGATGAATCAAATAAATTAGTTGGAATCTTAACGAATCGTGATTTGAGGTTTGTTCATAATTATTCCATTAAAATTAGTGAAGTGATGACAAAAGAGGATTTAGTCACTGCACCAGTTGGTACAACACTTCAGGATGCAGAGGGTTTATTACAGAAACATAAAATAGAAAAGTTACCTCTTGTTAACGAGAATAATGTTTTAAAGGGACTTATTACGATAAAAGATATTGAGAAAGCCATTCAATTTCCTAACGCTGGGAAAGATAATCAAGGCAGATTATTGTGTGCTGCTGCTGTTGGTGTTTCAAGTGATGTGAAGGAGAGAACGGCTGCTTTAGTTGAAGCTGGAATTGACCTAATTGTAGTGGATTCCGCTCATGGTCAGCATATTAATATATTAAAAACAGTGAAAGAAATTCGCGAGAAGTATCCTGAATTACCTATTTGTGCTGGTAACGTAGCCACAAGTCAGGGAACCAAGGATTTAATCGAAGCAGGAGCTACTATGGTAAAGGTAGGTATTGGCCCAGGTTCGATCTGTACAACACGTGTAATTGCTGGGATAGGAGTACCACAAATTACAGCAGTTTATGATTGTGCCACGGTTGCTAGAGAATACAATGTACCTATTATTGCAGATGGGGGACTGAAATATTCAGGGGATATTGTAAAAGCACTTGCAGCAGGTGCTAGCGCTGTGATGATAGGTAGTTTGTTTGCTGGTACTGAAGAGAGTCCAGGAGAATCAGAAATCTTCCAGGGTAGAAGATTTAAAGTTTATCGTGGTATGGGTTCATTAGGCGCTATGAAAGAGGGAAGTAAAGATCGATACTTCCAAGAAAATGAAAGTAAACTAGTCCCTGAAGGAATTGAAGGACGTGTTGCATATAAAGGACCATTAGCAGATACGATCTATCAACTACTTGGTGGATTGCGTTCAGGTATGGGGTATTGTGGAACACCGAACATTGAGGACTTAAAAAACAATGCACAGTTTATTAAAATAACAGGGGCAGGACTAAGAGAAAGTCATCCACATGATGTACAGATTACGAAAGAAGCTCCGAATTATTCACTTTAA
- the pdxS gene encoding pyridoxal 5'-phosphate synthase lyase subunit PdxS gives METGTSRVKRGMADMQKGGVIMDVMNAEQAKIAEAAGASAVMALERVPSDIRAAGGVARMADPTVMEEVMKVVSIPVMAKSRIGHFVEAKMLEAMGVDYIDESEVLTPADEVFHTQKDEFTVPFVCGARDLGEALRRIGEGASMIRTKGEPGTGNIVEAVRHMRMMISQIRKVKNMSKDELMTEAKNLGAPYELILEVHESGKLPVVNFAAGGVATPADAALMMHLGSDGVFVGSGIFKSDNPEKFAKAIVEATTHYTDYDLLVKVSKNLGTPMKGIEISKLDKSERMQERGW, from the coding sequence ATGGAAACAGGTACATCACGTGTTAAAAGAGGTATGGCAGACATGCAAAAGGGTGGCGTCATTATGGACGTTATGAATGCAGAGCAAGCAAAAATCGCGGAAGCTGCTGGAGCATCAGCAGTTATGGCATTAGAACGAGTACCATCTGATATTCGTGCAGCTGGTGGAGTAGCTAGAATGGCGGATCCAACAGTGATGGAGGAAGTCATGAAGGTCGTTTCTATTCCAGTTATGGCAAAATCTCGTATTGGACATTTTGTTGAAGCAAAAATGTTAGAAGCAATGGGAGTAGATTATATCGATGAAAGTGAAGTACTGACTCCTGCTGATGAAGTATTCCATACTCAAAAAGATGAATTCACAGTACCATTCGTTTGTGGAGCAAGAGATTTAGGAGAAGCGCTAAGACGTATTGGAGAAGGTGCATCCATGATTCGTACAAAGGGTGAACCGGGAACAGGAAATATTGTTGAAGCCGTTCGTCATATGAGAATGATGATTTCCCAAATTCGTAAAGTTAAAAACATGTCAAAAGATGAATTGATGACAGAAGCTAAAAATTTAGGTGCTCCTTATGAGCTAATCCTAGAAGTACATGAATCAGGTAAACTTCCTGTTGTTAATTTTGCTGCAGGTGGCGTTGCAACTCCAGCTGATGCTGCTTTAATGATGCATCTTGGATCAGATGGTGTATTTGTAGGTTCAGGTATATTTAAATCTGATAATCCTGAGAAATTTGCAAAAGCAATTGTAGAAGCAACTACACATTATACAGATTATGACTTATTAGTAAAAGTATCTAAGAATCTTGGTACTCCTATGAAGGGGATCGAAATTTCAAAACTTGATAAATCTGAAAGAATGCAAGAGCGCGGTTGGTAA